In one Mycobacterium heckeshornense genomic region, the following are encoded:
- a CDS encoding ABC transporter ATP-binding protein gives MSRPIRGAVQAPAERSQNFLGSVIRLMKRVAPQRWLAASVVTLSMAGIAVSVVGPRVLGHATDLLFDGVISRQLPAGTTKEQAVAAARAHGNGTFADLLSRMNLVPGRGVDFGAVGRTLALAVAIYLVAAALFWAQARLLNLTIQRTMSALRSDVEDKVHRLPLSFFDTRQRGELLSRVTNDVDNVQTSISVTISQLLSAVLTVVAVVAMMTSISALLAGITLLMVPLSVAVTRVITRRSQRLFVAQWTNTGRLNAHIEETYSGFTVVKTYGHRARALEQFREVNDDVYRASFGAQFVSGLLSPAAMFIGNLSFVAVAVVGGLQVATGQITLGSVQAFIQYVRQFTQPLTQLAAMYNSLQSGVASAERVFEFLDETEEPADHAVALPSVNGEKPPGDNTGRAMAASRSAYSGGLRVEFQHVSFAYLPGTPVIRDVSFVAEAGSTIAIVGPTGAGKTTLVNLLMRFYDVDSGRILVDGVDISSVSRQSLRSRIGMVLQDTWLFEGTIAENIAYGRPDASSDEILEAAKAAYVDRFIHALPDGYQTRISNDGANISVGEKQLITIARAYLARPQLLILDEATSSVDSRTELFVQRAKNELRRGRTSFIIAHRLSTIRDAAHILVMQAGRIVEQGSHDELLAQRGAYWEMTQHQ, from the coding sequence ATGAGCAGACCGATCCGCGGAGCGGTTCAAGCCCCCGCGGAGCGGTCCCAGAATTTTCTGGGTTCGGTCATCCGTCTGATGAAACGTGTTGCACCCCAACGATGGCTGGCTGCCTCCGTGGTCACGCTCTCGATGGCCGGCATTGCGGTTTCGGTGGTCGGACCCCGCGTACTGGGTCATGCCACTGATCTTCTGTTCGACGGTGTGATCAGCCGACAACTACCGGCCGGGACCACCAAGGAGCAAGCCGTCGCCGCCGCCCGCGCCCATGGCAACGGTACATTCGCAGACTTGCTTTCCAGGATGAACCTGGTTCCCGGCCGCGGCGTGGATTTCGGGGCCGTCGGGCGCACGCTCGCGTTGGCAGTGGCCATCTACCTTGTTGCAGCGGCGCTGTTTTGGGCGCAGGCGCGGCTGCTCAACCTGACCATTCAGCGGACGATGAGCGCGCTGCGCAGCGACGTGGAGGACAAGGTGCACCGGTTGCCGCTGTCGTTCTTCGACACTCGGCAGCGCGGCGAGCTGCTCAGCCGGGTCACCAATGACGTCGACAACGTCCAGACGTCGATCTCGGTGACGATCAGCCAGCTGTTGAGCGCGGTGCTAACTGTGGTGGCCGTGGTGGCGATGATGACGTCAATCTCTGCGCTGCTGGCCGGAATAACGCTGCTGATGGTGCCACTGTCAGTAGCCGTCACCCGGGTAATCACGCGACGGTCGCAACGGCTCTTCGTTGCCCAGTGGACCAACACCGGGCGGCTCAACGCCCACATCGAGGAGACGTACAGCGGTTTCACGGTGGTAAAGACGTATGGCCACCGGGCGCGTGCGCTAGAGCAGTTCCGCGAAGTCAACGACGATGTGTACCGGGCAAGTTTCGGCGCACAGTTCGTATCCGGTCTGCTGTCGCCCGCGGCGATGTTCATCGGCAACCTCAGCTTTGTCGCGGTGGCGGTGGTCGGCGGTCTGCAGGTGGCAACCGGACAGATCACGCTGGGCAGCGTCCAGGCGTTCATCCAATACGTGCGCCAGTTCACCCAACCGCTGACCCAGCTGGCAGCCATGTACAACAGCCTGCAATCCGGAGTGGCAAGCGCCGAGCGGGTTTTCGAATTCCTCGACGAGACCGAAGAGCCCGCTGACCACGCCGTGGCGCTGCCGTCGGTCAACGGTGAAAAGCCGCCGGGCGACAACACCGGCCGGGCAATGGCAGCGTCAAGAAGCGCATATTCCGGCGGTCTGCGGGTCGAGTTCCAACACGTTAGTTTCGCTTACCTCCCGGGCACGCCGGTGATCCGAGATGTGTCCTTCGTCGCCGAGGCGGGCAGCACGATCGCAATCGTCGGACCGACCGGGGCTGGCAAGACCACGCTGGTAAACCTGCTGATGCGGTTCTACGACGTGGATTCGGGGCGGATTCTGGTCGACGGCGTCGACATCTCCTCGGTGAGCCGTCAGTCGCTGCGGTCGCGGATCGGCATGGTGCTGCAAGACACCTGGCTGTTCGAGGGCACGATCGCAGAGAACATCGCCTACGGGCGGCCGGATGCCAGCAGCGACGAGATCCTGGAAGCTGCCAAGGCGGCTTACGTCGACCGGTTCATCCACGCGCTGCCCGACGGATATCAGACGCGAATCAGCAACGACGGCGCCAACATCAGCGTCGGCGAGAAGCAACTAATCACCATCGCGCGAGCGTATTTGGCCCGCCCTCAACTGCTGATCCTCGATGAGGCAACCAGTTCGGTCGACAGCCGTACCGAGCTGTTTGTGCAGCGCGCGAAGAACGAGCTGCGTCGCGGTCGGACCAGCTTTATTATCGCCCATCGTCTTTCGACAATCCGGGATGCCGCCCACATCTTGGTGATGCAGGCTGGCAGGATCGTCGAGCAGGGTAGCCACGACGAGTTGCTGGCGCAGCGTGGGGCCTATTGGGAGATGACACAGCATCAGTAG
- a CDS encoding ABC transporter ATP-binding protein, whose product MLLTLLRHYVRPYRWLVAAVLTLQLISTLASLYLPTVNATLIDDGVAKGDVATIVRLGGLMLAVTGLQVLCSVGAVYFGSRAGTGFGRDLRAAMFGHVIGFSEHETVRFGAPTLLTRTTNDVRQVQLLVQLTCTVLVTAPIMSIGGIVMAIHQDAALSWLLLVSVPVLGLANYGIISRMLPIFRSMQKLIDAINRVMRDQLSGIRVVRAFTREQFERDRFAHANRALSNTALAAGNWQALMLPVTTLTINCSSVALIWFGGLRIDHGQMHVGSLIAFLSYFMQILMAVLMATMLLMMLPRASVCAERITEVLSTGVSVRNPPAPLFPAGGVTGVVRLDSATFSYPGADRAVLQDVSLTALPGTTTAVVGSTGSGKSTLISLICRLYDVTDGAVLVDGVDVRDYDIERLWSAIGLVPQRAYLFSGTVADNLRSGKADATDDEMWDALRVADADRFVTAGGGLQMRVAQGGVNFSGGQRQRLAIARAVIRRPAIYLFDDAFSALDVHTDARVRTALRQVSADSTIIIVAQRISTIAQADRVIVVDDGRVVGAGTHSSLLAECPTYAEFVDSQSPAARVGRAQ is encoded by the coding sequence GTGCTCCTGACACTGCTGCGCCACTATGTCCGGCCGTACCGTTGGCTGGTCGCGGCGGTGCTGACCCTACAGCTGATCAGCACGCTGGCATCGCTGTACCTGCCGACCGTCAACGCCACCCTCATCGATGACGGGGTCGCCAAGGGCGACGTGGCCACCATCGTGCGGCTCGGCGGGCTGATGCTGGCGGTCACAGGTCTGCAGGTGCTGTGCTCGGTGGGCGCCGTCTACTTCGGGTCACGCGCCGGGACGGGATTCGGCCGGGATCTGCGCGCGGCGATGTTCGGTCACGTCATCGGCTTCTCCGAGCACGAAACGGTCCGGTTCGGCGCACCGACACTGCTGACCCGCACCACCAACGACGTCCGCCAGGTCCAGCTCCTCGTGCAGTTGACCTGCACCGTGCTGGTCACCGCGCCGATCATGAGCATCGGCGGGATCGTCATGGCCATCCATCAGGACGCGGCGCTGTCGTGGCTGCTGCTGGTCAGCGTTCCGGTGCTGGGGTTGGCCAACTACGGGATCATCTCCCGCATGCTGCCGATCTTCCGCAGCATGCAAAAGCTGATCGACGCCATCAACCGGGTGATGCGCGACCAACTGTCCGGCATCCGCGTGGTCCGGGCGTTCACCCGCGAGCAGTTCGAGCGGGACCGGTTCGCCCACGCCAACCGGGCACTGTCGAATACCGCGCTGGCCGCAGGTAATTGGCAGGCGTTGATGCTGCCGGTGACCACACTGACCATCAACTGCTCCAGCGTGGCGCTGATCTGGTTCGGCGGCCTGCGCATCGACCACGGCCAGATGCACGTCGGCTCGCTGATCGCCTTTCTGTCCTACTTCATGCAGATTTTGATGGCGGTGTTGATGGCCACCATGCTGCTGATGATGCTGCCGCGGGCCTCGGTGTGTGCCGAGCGGATCACCGAGGTGCTATCCACGGGCGTCAGCGTCAGAAATCCCCCAGCGCCGCTGTTTCCGGCCGGCGGTGTGACCGGCGTGGTGCGCCTGGACAGCGCCACATTCAGCTACCCCGGTGCTGATCGAGCTGTGTTGCAGGATGTTTCGCTGACCGCGCTGCCCGGTACCACCACGGCCGTAGTCGGCAGCACCGGTTCGGGAAAGTCGACGCTGATATCGCTGATCTGCCGGCTCTACGACGTGACCGACGGCGCCGTGCTGGTCGACGGCGTCGATGTTCGCGACTACGACATCGAGCGACTGTGGTCGGCGATCGGGCTGGTGCCTCAGCGCGCCTACTTGTTCTCGGGCACCGTCGCAGACAACTTGCGCTCTGGGAAGGCCGACGCGACCGACGACGAGATGTGGGACGCGCTGCGGGTTGCGGACGCCGACAGATTCGTGACCGCGGGCGGCGGGCTGCAGATGCGCGTGGCTCAGGGCGGCGTCAACTTCTCCGGCGGACAGCGACAACGACTGGCGATCGCGCGCGCGGTGATTCGCCGGCCCGCGATCTACTTGTTCGACGACGCGTTCTCCGCACTGGACGTGCACACCGACGCCCGGGTCCGTACGGCGCTACGGCAAGTATCAGCTGACTCGACAATAATCATTGTTGCGCAGCGGATTTCGACCATTGCTCAGGCTGACCGAGTGATCGTCGTCGACGACGGCCGGGTGGTCGGCGCCGGTACACATAGCTCGTTGCTGGCCGAGTGTCCGACCTACGCCGAATTCGTCGACTCGCAGTCGCCCGCCGCGAGGGTCGGGAGGGCACAATGA
- a CDS encoding DUF3558 domain-containing protein: MAACSDSGSSRPQPTQSSSPASAEGQHGPFFPQCGGVSDQTVSELTKVPGLVNTAQNSVGCQWLAGGGILGPHFSFSWYRGSPIGRERKTEELSRTSVEDININGHSGFIAIGSEPTLGDSLCEVGIQFQDDFIEWSVSFNQKPFPDPCDVAKELTRQSIANSK; the protein is encoded by the coding sequence ATGGCCGCGTGCTCGGATTCCGGCTCCAGCCGGCCGCAGCCGACACAGTCGTCGTCGCCGGCGTCCGCCGAGGGACAGCACGGACCGTTCTTCCCGCAGTGCGGCGGGGTCAGCGACCAGACGGTGTCGGAGCTGACCAAGGTTCCCGGACTGGTCAACACCGCCCAGAACTCGGTCGGCTGCCAGTGGCTGGCGGGCGGCGGCATCCTCGGGCCGCACTTCTCCTTCTCCTGGTACCGCGGTAGCCCGATCGGGCGCGAACGCAAAACCGAGGAGCTGTCGCGGACCAGCGTTGAAGACATCAACATCAACGGCCACAGTGGCTTCATCGCCATCGGCAGCGAGCCGACGTTGGGCGACTCGCTGTGCGAGGTCGGTATCCAGTTCCAAGACGACTTCATCGAATGGTCGGTGAGTTTCAACCAGAAACCGTTCCCGGATCCATGCGACGTGGCAAAAGAATTGACTCGTCAGTCGATTGCGAACTCGAAATGA
- a CDS encoding DUF3558 domain-containing protein, producing MRHRMLAAALAVVAAVALGTACSRSVAGHPVKAGGAGTPRNNNSQQQYPNLLKECEVLTTDILAKTVGADPLDIQSTFVGAICRWQAANPAGLIDITRFWFEQGSLTNERKVAEGLKYQIESRSIAGVQSIVMRPNDPNGSCGVASDAAGVVGWWVNPQAPGIDACAQAIKLMELTLSTNS from the coding sequence ATGCGTCATCGGATGCTCGCGGCCGCACTCGCCGTCGTAGCCGCGGTGGCTTTGGGGACCGCATGTTCGCGGTCCGTGGCCGGCCATCCGGTCAAGGCGGGCGGAGCCGGCACCCCGCGCAACAACAACTCCCAACAGCAGTACCCGAACTTGCTCAAGGAATGCGAGGTGCTGACCACCGACATCTTGGCCAAGACGGTGGGCGCCGATCCACTCGACATTCAGAGCACGTTCGTCGGTGCGATCTGCCGATGGCAGGCGGCTAATCCGGCCGGACTGATCGACATCACCCGGTTCTGGTTCGAACAGGGCAGCCTGACCAATGAGCGCAAAGTCGCCGAGGGGTTGAAGTACCAGATCGAGAGCCGCTCGATTGCCGGCGTGCAATCCATCGTGATGCGGCCGAACGACCCCAACGGCTCCTGCGGTGTGGCCAGCGACGCCGCCGGAGTGGTCGGTTGGTGGGTCAACCCGCAGGCGCCCGGCATCGACGCCTGCGCCCAGGCGATCAAGCTGATGGAACTGACGCTGTCCACCAATTCGTAG
- a CDS encoding SixA phosphatase family protein: MGGPVRTLVLLRHAKSAYPDGVADHERPLAPRGEREAGLAGDWLRKNVPAVDAVLCSTATRARQTLAHTGIDAPVRYLERLYGATPAMVIDEINSVADDIGTLLVVGHEPTISELAIGLAGAEKSNIAALERLSVKFPTSALAVLQASASWKDLALGGAALVDFHVPR, from the coding sequence GTGGGTGGTCCGGTGCGCACCTTGGTGCTGCTGCGGCACGCTAAGTCGGCCTACCCGGACGGCGTTGCCGACCACGAGCGGCCGCTGGCGCCGCGCGGCGAACGGGAAGCGGGGTTGGCCGGGGACTGGCTGCGCAAAAATGTCCCTGCCGTCGATGCGGTGCTGTGCTCCACGGCCACCCGCGCGCGCCAGACTTTGGCGCACACCGGCATCGACGCGCCGGTGCGCTACCTCGAGCGGTTGTACGGCGCCACGCCTGCAATGGTGATCGATGAGATCAACTCGGTTGCCGACGACATAGGCACCCTGCTGGTCGTCGGGCACGAGCCGACAATATCGGAGTTGGCGATCGGGCTGGCCGGTGCCGAGAAGTCGAACATCGCCGCGCTGGAGCGTCTTTCGGTGAAGTTTCCGACGTCGGCGCTGGCCGTGCTGCAGGCGAGCGCAAGCTGGAAGGATCTGGCGCTCGGCGGCGCCGCGCTGGTCGATTTCCATGTGCCGCGCTGA
- a CDS encoding metallophosphoesterase family protein, producing the protein MRFVHTADWQLGMTRHFLAGEAQPRYSAARRDAVSGLGALAHGVGAEFVVVAGDVFEHNQLAPQVVSQSLEAMRAIGVPVYLLPGNHDPLDASSVYTSALFTAERPDNVVVLDRPGVHEVRRGLQLVAAPWRSKAPTTDLAAAVLDGLSGDGDTRILVAHGGVDVLDPDPGKPSLIRLATLEDALARGVVHYVALGDKHSVTKVGDSGRVWYSGSPEVTNFDDVEADPGHVLVVDIDEADPRRTVTVDVRRVGRWRFLTLRRQVDDSRDIADLDVNLDQLTDKDRTVVRLALTGSLTVTDRAALDACLDKYSRVFAWLGLWERHSELTVIPADGEFGDLGVGGFAAAAVDELVATARSGSGEAAEDAQAALALLLRLADRGRGAA; encoded by the coding sequence ATGCGGTTCGTGCACACCGCCGACTGGCAGCTGGGCATGACCCGCCACTTCCTGGCCGGCGAGGCTCAGCCCCGGTATTCGGCGGCCCGCCGCGACGCGGTATCCGGTCTCGGCGCGTTGGCCCACGGGGTGGGTGCGGAGTTCGTGGTCGTCGCTGGCGATGTCTTCGAACACAACCAGCTTGCGCCGCAGGTGGTCAGTCAGTCGCTGGAAGCGATGCGCGCCATCGGTGTTCCGGTCTACTTGCTGCCGGGCAACCATGACCCGCTGGACGCGTCGTCGGTGTACACCAGCGCGCTGTTCACCGCCGAACGCCCGGACAACGTCGTCGTGCTCGACCGGCCCGGTGTGCACGAGGTGCGCCGCGGTCTGCAGCTGGTCGCCGCGCCGTGGCGGTCCAAGGCGCCCACCACCGACTTGGCCGCCGCGGTGCTCGACGGCCTGTCCGGCGACGGGGACACCCGAATACTCGTCGCCCACGGCGGCGTCGACGTGCTCGACCCCGACCCGGGCAAGCCGTCATTGATCCGGCTCGCCACCCTGGAAGACGCGCTGGCCCGCGGTGTGGTGCATTATGTCGCGCTGGGCGACAAGCATTCGGTCACCAAGGTCGGGGACAGCGGACGGGTATGGTACTCGGGCTCGCCGGAGGTCACCAACTTCGACGACGTCGAAGCCGACCCCGGCCACGTGCTTGTCGTCGACATCGACGAAGCCGACCCGCGGCGGACGGTCACCGTCGACGTGCGCCGCGTCGGTCGCTGGCGCTTCCTCACCTTGCGCCGCCAGGTCGACGACAGCCGCGACATCGCCGACCTCGACGTGAACCTCGATCAGCTGACCGACAAGGACCGCACCGTGGTGCGGCTGGCCTTGACCGGTTCGCTGACGGTCACCGACCGTGCCGCCCTGGACGCCTGCCTGGACAAGTACTCGCGGGTGTTCGCCTGGCTGGGGCTGTGGGAGCGTCACAGCGAGTTGACGGTGATCCCGGCCGACGGCGAGTTCGGCGATCTCGGTGTCGGCGGGTTCGCGGCCGCGGCCGTCGATGAGCTCGTCGCCACCGCGCGTAGCGGCAGCGGCGAAGCCGCCGAGGACGCCCAGGCGGCGCTGGCGCTGCTGTTGCGGCTGGCCGATCGCGGTCGGGGTGCGGCATGA
- a CDS encoding AAA family ATPase, with translation MKLHRLVLTNYRGIAHREVEFPDSGVVVVCGPNEIGKSSMIEALDLLLESKDRSTKKDVKQVKPTHADVGSEVTAEISTGPYRFVYHKRFHKKCETRLTVLAPHREQLTGDEAHERVRAILAETVDTELWHAQRVLQASSTTAVDLAGCDALSRALDVAAGDAATLSGAEPSLIERIDAEYARYFTPTGRPTGEWAVAISRLHDAEQEVARCAAAVAEVDERVRRHAALTDELAELSRRQHDAEARHCAARAAAARITELTEQLREARLIATAAAATSTASNAVHGERLRLRAEIDARTAAIASLETELRQAADAQSTAREAVAAADAAVEQAGEDLAAARRRVDTARHALETLSERAEANRLAAQLAKIEAAHRDRDRICAELSQCPVTEAVMQRIEHAVAAVERAKSQLEMVSATVEFTAAVDIELEAGAQRFALSAGQSWSTTASGPTEIAVPGVLTARFTPGATVRDIEAEYAAAQSELADALATGKAADPAEARRVDNRRRELQYQRDQLTAALSALCGDDDVGQLRARLAQVRGSHPDGPADAVVDTDAAGSELDAANAAHAQAAARCDECRQAAVTAASRAVEISTRVTLLQDKLALQRTELDAIRARLAQPSCTDEELAVKADSDRRAAEAAHRRVSDLSEQLEAAAPDVVASELADAAAAAKDVRARRDETARALHEITVELAVFGTEGRKGKLDAAETRREHAAAEYSRIRRRARAAELLRTVMIRHRDSMRSRYVEPFRTELQRLGRPVFGPGFEVDLDSELNIRSRTVDGRTVPYESLSGGAKEQLGILVRLACAALVAKEDTVPVLIDDALGFTDPYRLAKMGEVFDMVGADGQLIILTCTPARYDGVRSAQRIDLGGPAAPQSLVNPIAG, from the coding sequence ATGAAACTGCACCGTTTGGTCCTGACCAACTACCGTGGTATCGCTCACCGCGAGGTCGAATTCCCCGACAGCGGCGTGGTTGTCGTGTGCGGTCCCAACGAAATCGGCAAATCGTCGATGATCGAGGCGTTGGATCTGCTGCTGGAGTCCAAAGACCGCTCGACGAAGAAAGACGTCAAGCAGGTCAAACCCACGCACGCCGACGTCGGATCGGAGGTCACCGCCGAAATCAGCACGGGCCCTTATCGTTTCGTCTACCACAAACGCTTTCACAAGAAGTGCGAGACCCGACTGACAGTGTTGGCCCCACACCGGGAACAGCTGACCGGCGACGAAGCACACGAGCGGGTGCGCGCAATACTGGCCGAAACGGTGGACACCGAACTTTGGCATGCCCAACGGGTGCTGCAGGCGAGCTCAACCACCGCGGTTGACCTCGCCGGCTGCGACGCGCTGTCGCGTGCGCTCGACGTCGCGGCCGGCGATGCCGCCACTCTGTCGGGCGCCGAGCCGTCGCTAATCGAGCGGATCGACGCCGAGTATGCCCGCTACTTCACGCCGACCGGACGTCCCACCGGGGAGTGGGCGGTCGCGATCTCCCGATTGCACGACGCCGAGCAGGAGGTGGCCCGCTGCGCTGCGGCCGTCGCCGAAGTCGACGAGCGGGTGCGCCGGCACGCCGCGTTGACCGACGAACTGGCCGAGTTGTCCAGGCGTCAGCACGACGCCGAGGCCCGCCACTGCGCCGCGCGGGCGGCCGCCGCCCGGATTACCGAGCTCACCGAGCAACTCCGCGAGGCCCGGCTGATCGCCACTGCCGCGGCCGCGACCAGCACCGCATCCAACGCCGTGCATGGCGAGCGGCTGAGGCTGCGCGCCGAGATTGACGCTCGCACCGCCGCGATCGCGTCTTTAGAAACCGAACTCCGCCAGGCCGCCGATGCCCAGTCGACGGCGCGTGAGGCTGTCGCCGCCGCGGACGCCGCGGTGGAACAGGCCGGCGAGGATCTGGCAGCTGCCCGCCGACGAGTCGACACCGCGCGGCATGCGCTGGAGACACTGTCCGAGCGCGCGGAGGCCAACCGCCTGGCCGCACAGTTGGCCAAGATCGAAGCCGCCCACCGCGACCGGGACCGGATCTGCGCAGAGCTCTCGCAGTGCCCCGTCACCGAGGCCGTCATGCAGCGGATCGAGCATGCGGTCGCGGCTGTCGAGCGAGCCAAAAGTCAACTCGAAATGGTATCGGCGACAGTGGAATTCACCGCTGCTGTGGACATCGAGCTCGAGGCCGGGGCACAGCGGTTCGCGCTGTCCGCAGGGCAGAGCTGGTCGACGACGGCGAGCGGTCCCACCGAGATCGCCGTGCCCGGCGTGTTGACCGCCAGATTCACTCCCGGAGCCACTGTCCGCGACATCGAGGCCGAATATGCGGCTGCGCAAAGCGAATTAGCTGATGCGCTGGCGACAGGCAAGGCGGCTGACCCGGCCGAGGCGCGACGCGTCGACAACCGGCGCCGCGAACTGCAGTACCAGCGCGACCAGCTGACTGCCGCGCTGTCGGCCCTCTGCGGTGACGACGATGTTGGCCAGCTGCGTGCTCGACTGGCTCAGGTGCGTGGCAGTCACCCCGACGGGCCGGCCGACGCCGTCGTGGACACCGACGCCGCCGGTTCCGAGCTCGATGCTGCGAACGCGGCCCATGCGCAGGCGGCTGCACGCTGCGACGAATGCCGCCAGGCGGCAGTGACCGCGGCCAGCCGTGCCGTCGAGATATCCACGCGCGTAACGCTTTTACAGGACAAACTGGCTCTCCAGCGGACAGAGTTGGATGCTATTCGCGCCCGGCTGGCCCAGCCGTCGTGCACCGACGAGGAGCTAGCCGTTAAGGCTGATTCAGACCGGCGGGCGGCCGAGGCAGCCCACCGGCGAGTCTCGGATCTGTCTGAACAGCTCGAGGCCGCAGCTCCCGACGTGGTCGCCTCCGAACTTGCCGATGCTGCCGCAGCCGCAAAGGACGTGCGCGCACGGCGCGACGAAACGGCCCGTGCCCTGCACGAGATCACCGTCGAACTCGCGGTTTTCGGCACCGAAGGCCGCAAGGGCAAGCTCGATGCGGCGGAAACTCGCCGCGAGCATGCTGCGGCCGAGTACTCACGGATTCGCCGCCGGGCGCGTGCTGCGGAATTGCTGCGAACGGTGATGATCCGTCACCGTGACAGCATGCGGTCACGCTACGTCGAGCCGTTCCGGACCGAACTGCAGCGGCTTGGCCGTCCTGTGTTCGGCCCGGGCTTCGAGGTCGACCTGGACAGTGAACTGAACATCCGTAGTCGTACCGTCGACGGTCGCACGGTGCCCTACGAGTCGCTGTCGGGCGGGGCCAAAGAGCAGCTGGGCATCCTGGTGCGGTTGGCGTGCGCGGCACTGGTCGCCAAGGAGGACACCGTCCCGGTGCTCATCGACGACGCGCTCGGCTTCACCGATCCCTACCGATTGGCGAAAATGGGGGAGGTTTTCGACATGGTCGGCGCCGATGGACAACTCATCATCTTGACATGTACCCCGGCTCGATACGACGGCGTGCGCAGCGCGCAACGTATCGATCTGGGCGGCCCCGCAGCGCCTCAGTCCCTTGTGAATCCGATCGCCGGGTAA